In a genomic window of Procambarus clarkii isolate CNS0578487 chromosome 10, FALCON_Pclarkii_2.0, whole genome shotgun sequence:
- the Vps20 gene encoding charged multivesicular body protein 6-A, producing MGHLFSKKPSKVTEHDKAVLQLKTTRDKIRQYQKRSEATLQKDRELAKKLLSDGRKDRALLLLRKKKFVEGQLIKTDGTLENIERMIQDIEFSQIQLQVVDSLKIGNESLKQINAVLSIEDVERILDETQEAVEKQREIDALLSGGLLTEEDEMAVEEELDAIIADALQKQLPEAPTAAETPEVVLPDVPEILPEPKKEKESRKEKVALAAS from the exons ATGGGACACTTATTCTCCAAGAAGCCCAGCAAAGTGACAGAACACGACAAGGCTGTGCTT CAACTGAAAACAACTAGGGATAAGATACGTCAGTACCAGAAGCGTTCAGAAGCAACTCTTCAGAAGGACAGAGAACTTGCCAAGAAACTTCTCTCTGATGGTAGAAAAGA TCGGGCATTACTACTACTGCGCAAGAAGAAATTTGTTGAGGGGCAGCTAATAAAGACGGATGGAACATTAGAGAATATAGAGAGAATGATTCAGGATATAGAATTTTCTCAGATACAATTACAG gtggttGACAGTCTAAAGATAGGCAACGAATCACTGAAGCAGATTAATGCGGTGCTCAGTATTGAAGATGTTGAGCGTATCTTGGATGAGACGCAGGAGGCAGTAGAGAAGCAGCGG GAGATTGATGCTCTGCTGAGTGGTGGGCTGCTAACTGAGGAGGATGAGATGGCTGTGGAGGAAGAACTGGATGCCATTATTGCTGATGCTCTTCAGAAGCAGCTACCCGAGGCTCCCACTGCAGCTGAAACTCCAGAGGTCGTACTTCCCGATGTTCCTGAAATTCTTCCAG AaccaaagaaagaaaaagaatcgCGAAAAGAAAAAGTTGCCTTGGCTGCATCATAA